One Tolypothrix bouteillei VB521301 DNA window includes the following coding sequences:
- the ssuE gene encoding NADPH-dependent FMN reductase has translation MTYILAISGSPSHPSRTHGLLEYASKILQQESYHTDIISVRDIPPDVLAYGRYDSPNLEEPKALLERASGVIVATPVYKAAYTGVLKAFLDLLPQRALSGKVVLPIATGGTLAHLLSIDYALKPVLSELKARYILGGVYAVDKQIQVQPDGSLQIEEEIEQRLQEALQEFAETVSKFQPIAKELTHAS, from the coding sequence ATGACATATATCTTGGCAATTTCAGGGAGCCCTTCTCACCCCTCCAGAACACACGGTCTTCTGGAATACGCAAGTAAAATTTTACAGCAAGAAAGTTATCACACAGATATTATTTCAGTTCGTGATATACCACCAGACGTTTTGGCATATGGACGCTATGACAGCCCCAACTTAGAGGAACCAAAGGCACTTTTAGAACGAGCTAGTGGGGTGATCGTAGCCACTCCAGTTTATAAAGCCGCGTATACAGGAGTTCTGAAAGCTTTTTTAGATTTATTACCTCAACGGGCTTTATCGGGTAAAGTCGTGCTACCTATTGCCACTGGTGGAACTCTTGCTCATTTGTTATCTATTGATTATGCCCTCAAACCCGTACTCTCTGAGTTAAAAGCAAGGTACATTCTGGGTGGTGTTTATGCAGTAGACAAGCAGATTCAAGTACAGCCAGATGGTAGCCTTCAGATTGAAGAGGAAATTGAGCAGCGACTCCAAGAAGCTTTACAAGAGTTTGCGGAAACTGTAAGCAAATTTCAACCAATTGCTAAAGAGTTGACGCACGCAAGTTAG
- a CDS encoding choice-of-anchor Q domain-containing protein, with protein sequence MRVKFAMDFLGSTTDYESAFSATSTPVFSDDLLHQLHVQVNPGAIITVNSIADLVDSNDGVTTLREAINQANTDSHEDLIVFDCSLFASSQTITLSLGELDITQSLSIIAPRDTLTGENLLTVSGNQASRVFEIEAEATVTFNGLIVADGRDNMPNGFGGGIYNSGTLILDNSVVRNHRAGSGGGIYNIGNITINNSTISNNFVSGTGLGGGGGIYNIGSVTVNNSTISNNSESGLGGNGGGGIYNAGGTFIVNYSTINDNRSFASGNEGRGGGIYNVGGTVTLNNSILNGNSSGGRGASGGGIYNNASGNVTLLYSTVSSNRLTSGLADSGGGIFNDGTLTVSNSTINDNTSIGGSFTGSGGGIFNSGTLTVSNSTISNNASGSGFLGSGGGGIYNNNNGVLTVSNSTISNNRTSSQGGGINNNGTLTLVFSTITQNLATNGGGVFNNTNGFASARNTIIAANHLNTNGVNSDVAGSFVSFGYNLIGDSTGSSGFGVTGDITGTSDHPLDPRLASLDFNGGSTQTVALLLDSPAIDSADPNLLDTDPITDQRWFPRILNGRADIGAFEFS encoded by the coding sequence ATGAGAGTGAAATTTGCTATGGATTTTCTAGGGTCTACCACAGATTATGAATCTGCATTTTCCGCAACTTCTACACCTGTATTTTCAGACGATTTACTCCATCAACTCCATGTACAGGTGAATCCCGGTGCTATTATTACAGTCAACAGTATTGCCGATTTGGTCGATAGTAATGATGGGGTGACAACTCTACGAGAAGCAATTAATCAAGCAAATACCGATAGTCATGAAGACTTAATTGTATTTGACTGCTCATTGTTTGCCAGCTCACAGACCATTACCCTGAGTTTAGGAGAACTTGATATTACTCAAAGCTTGAGCATCATCGCCCCACGGGATACTTTGACAGGTGAAAACTTATTGACGGTAAGCGGTAACCAAGCTTCACGAGTGTTTGAGATTGAGGCGGAAGCAACAGTAACCTTTAATGGATTGATCGTTGCCGATGGCAGAGATAATATGCCGAATGGCTTTGGTGGTGGGATTTATAACAGTGGTACCCTCATCCTAGACAACAGTGTTGTTCGCAATCACCGAGCTGGGTCTGGCGGCGGCATTTACAACATAGGGAACATCACGATAAATAATAGTACTATCAGTAATAACTTCGTTTCGGGCACTGGGCTCGGTGGCGGCGGTGGTATTTACAACATAGGGAGCGTAACAGTAAACAACAGTACTATCAGTAATAACTCAGAATCCGGTCTGGGAGGAAACGGTGGCGGTGGCATTTACAACGCTGGCGGTACTTTTATAGTAAACTATAGTACCATTAATGATAACCGTTCTTTTGCATCTGGTAATGAGGGTAGAGGTGGCGGTATCTATAACGTTGGTGGTACCGTGACACTCAACAATAGTATCCTCAATGGCAATTCGTCAGGAGGTAGGGGTGCTAGTGGCGGCGGTATCTACAACAATGCTAGCGGTAACGTGACACTCTTGTACTCTACTGTGAGTAGCAACAGGTTAACTAGCGGCTTGGCTGACAGTGGTGGTGGCATCTTTAACGATGGCACTCTGACTGTAAGTAACAGCACTATCAATGACAATACTTCCATTGGCGGTAGCTTCACTGGTTCTGGTGGCGGCATCTTTAATAGTGGCACCCTAACGGTGAGCAACAGCACTATCAGTAACAATGCCAGTGGCAGTGGGTTTTTAGGGAGTGGTGGCGGCGGCATCTATAACAATAATAATGGTGTTCTAACGGTGAGCAACAGCACCATTAGTAACAACAGAACAAGCAGCCAAGGTGGGGGTATCAATAATAATGGTACGCTGACTCTAGTATTTAGTACAATTACCCAAAATCTAGCCACTAATGGTGGAGGTGTGTTCAATAATACTAATGGCTTCGCTAGCGCACGGAACACCATTATCGCTGCCAACCACTTGAATACAAACGGTGTTAACTCCGACGTGGCTGGTAGTTTCGTAAGCTTTGGCTATAACCTCATTGGTGACAGCACTGGTAGTTCTGGATTTGGAGTCACAGGAGATATAACAGGCACAAGTGACCACCCGCTCGATCCTCGCCTAGCTTCTTTGGATTTTAATGGTGGTTCCACACAGACAGTAGCCCTACTTCTTGATAGTCCAGCTATTGATTCCGCAGATCCAAACCTGCTGGATACCGATCCCATAACCGACCAACGTTGGTTCCCTCGTATCCTAAATGGTAGAGCCGATATTGGGGCGTTTGAATTCTCCTAA
- a CDS encoding DUF2231 domain-containing protein: MLAYLPLLNDHNLPYPDTMHPIVVHFVIAMVLFAFLCDVIGYFTRNYRLFEVSWWNMFFATISIFVAIIFGQFEAGLAEPYNAARSVLNVHTIIGWSLSGILAAVTAWRYVIRARTPQKVPIYYLTAALLLTVLVSIQVFFGDELVWVYGLHTVPVVEAIKEGLLQ, translated from the coding sequence ATGCTTGCGTATCTTCCACTTTTAAATGACCATAATCTACCGTATCCCGATACAATGCATCCCATCGTTGTCCACTTCGTAATTGCGATGGTGTTGTTTGCCTTCTTGTGCGATGTCATTGGATACTTTACCCGTAACTACCGTCTTTTCGAGGTGAGTTGGTGGAATATGTTTTTCGCTACAATTTCCATCTTCGTCGCCATCATTTTCGGTCAATTTGAAGCAGGTTTGGCAGAACCTTATAATGCAGCCCGCTCGGTCTTGAATGTACATACCATAATTGGTTGGTCGCTTTCTGGAATTCTTGCTGCCGTTACAGCTTGGCGTTATGTGATTCGTGCTCGCACTCCACAAAAGGTGCCAATTTATTATCTAACAGCAGCCTTGCTGTTAACTGTCTTAGTAAGCATACAAGTGTTTTTCGGAGATGAACTGGTTTGGGTTTATGGGCTGCATACTGTACCAGTTGTTGAAGCCATAAAGGAGGGCTTACTGCAATGA
- a CDS encoding DUF2231 domain-containing protein — MNPEVLDQLKTQLGANGLPYAIPIHPNLVHLTLGLFILGVAFDIIGVLFPLQKPIFKFLAIPVIRSNFFDAGWYNMLASAIITFFTVAAGFYEIMLAEPATNVKSAWGLQAVDTMLWHGVGGVFLLSLIVGMTIWRGFQRFVWRRDESQEVQWTYLLSGLFLMSLMYVHGTLGAHLAAEFGVHNTADMLLRLGKDPNLLLK; from the coding sequence ATGAATCCTGAAGTTCTTGACCAATTAAAAACCCAACTTGGGGCAAATGGTTTACCCTATGCCATACCCATTCATCCAAACTTAGTCCATCTCACTCTAGGTTTGTTCATCCTTGGGGTTGCCTTTGATATTATTGGTGTGTTATTTCCGCTACAAAAGCCTATCTTCAAATTTTTGGCAATTCCTGTCATCCGTTCCAACTTCTTTGATGCTGGCTGGTACAATATGCTGGCTTCAGCCATCATCACATTTTTTACAGTAGCAGCAGGTTTTTATGAAATCATGCTGGCAGAACCAGCCACCAATGTGAAAAGTGCCTGGGGATTGCAAGCAGTAGACACAATGCTTTGGCATGGTGTCGGTGGCGTTTTTCTTCTCTCATTGATTGTTGGCATGACTATTTGGAGAGGATTTCAGCGCTTCGTTTGGCGCAGGGACGAAAGCCAAGAAGTCCAATGGACATATTTACTCTCCGGGCTGTTCTTGATGTCCCTCATGTACGTTCACGGCACGCTAGGAGCACATTTAGCTGCTGAGTTTGGGGTTCACAACACCGCCGATATGTTATTGAGATTGGGCAAAGACCCTAACTTGCTTCTGAAGTAG
- a CDS encoding cytochrome c oxidase subunit II — protein sequence MKTRNILILSAIAIALTAASLWIGQQAYSWLPPQAAAESRLFDELFSFLVTLGAFIFLGVTGTLTYSVLFHRAERYDTSDGPPIEGNVTLEVIWTAIPVLLVFWIAGYSYQIYEQMGIQGPMEAVHVHMPMGIESAYAAPANKNAKNTNAIPVEDIEVDAKQWAWVFRYPETGVTSTELHLPVNHRIRLAMRSEDVLHGFYIPAFRVKQDIIPQRKIDFEFTPIRPGKYSLTDSEFSGTYFATMQADVVVESSEDYKKWLAKAAMQKPSPASNQAAAEYAQALKEPVRSGWETVVPAQPPLVNYSN from the coding sequence ATGAAAACCCGAAATATCTTAATCTTGAGCGCGATCGCGATCGCCTTAACTGCTGCTAGTCTTTGGATAGGACAACAGGCATATTCTTGGCTACCTCCTCAAGCCGCAGCAGAATCGCGACTCTTTGATGAATTATTTAGCTTCTTGGTAACATTAGGAGCATTTATCTTCCTTGGAGTCACAGGTACACTGACGTATTCAGTTCTTTTCCATAGAGCTGAGAGGTATGACACGAGTGACGGTCCTCCAATTGAAGGAAATGTAACTTTAGAAGTTATTTGGACGGCAATTCCTGTCTTGTTGGTATTTTGGATTGCTGGATACAGCTACCAAATTTACGAGCAAATGGGAATTCAAGGACCCATGGAAGCTGTTCACGTGCATATGCCAATGGGAATAGAATCAGCATATGCGGCACCTGCCAACAAGAATGCAAAAAATACGAATGCGATACCAGTTGAAGACATTGAAGTCGATGCCAAACAGTGGGCTTGGGTGTTCCGATATCCAGAAACAGGAGTGACCAGCACCGAACTGCACTTACCCGTAAATCATCGTATTCGTTTAGCAATGCGGTCAGAAGATGTTCTCCATGGCTTTTATATTCCTGCTTTTCGAGTCAAGCAAGATATTATTCCTCAACGCAAAATAGATTTTGAATTTACACCTATCCGCCCAGGTAAATACAGCTTGACCGATTCCGAATTTAGCGGTACTTACTTTGCAACCATGCAAGCAGATGTGGTTGTTGAATCCTCAGAAGACTATAAAAAGTGGCTCGCAAAAGCAGCGATGCAAAAACCATCTCCTGCCAGCAACCAAGCAGCTGCGGAGTATGCTCAAGCACTCAAAGAGCCAGTGAGATCGGGTTGGGAAACTGTAGTTCCCGCACAACCCCCTCTAGTTAATTACAGTAATTAG
- the ctaD gene encoding cytochrome c oxidase subunit I has product MANISVNDISVVGEVSHHEAAASDWKRYFSFSTDHKVIGIQYIVTAFFLFLIGGIFAMVIRGELITPESDLIDRTVYNAMFTMHGTVMLFGWTFPVLAGFANYLVPLMIGAQDMAFPRLNAVAFWMVPVAAILLMVSFLVPGGPAQAGWWSYPPISLQNPTGHLINGEFIWLLAVAVSGVSSIMGAVNFVTTIFKMRAPGMTFFRMPVFVWAVLSAQIIQLFGLPVLTAGAVMLLFDLTVGTSFFNPVKGGDPILFQHFFWFYSHPAVYVIILPVFGIFSEIFPTFSRKPLFGYKVVAISSLVIAGVSGIVWVHHLFVSGTPAWMRLLFMLTTMFVSVPTGIKVFAWTATIWGGKLRFDTPMLFAFGALILFVFAGITGITLSSVPIDVHVNNTYYVVGHFHYVLYGTVTMGLYAAIYYWFPKMTGRMYYEGWGKLHFWLAFIGTNLNFFPMHPLGLQGMLRRVSSYAPEYEMWNIIASIGAFLLGMSTLPFIINMVAAWMHGPKAPNNPWRAIGLEWLVSSPPPVENFEELPIVVSEPYGYGKSEPLVAKH; this is encoded by the coding sequence ATGGCAAATATTTCTGTAAACGATATCAGCGTGGTTGGTGAGGTTTCTCACCATGAAGCAGCTGCATCAGATTGGAAGCGATATTTTAGCTTTAGTACTGACCATAAAGTTATTGGAATTCAGTACATTGTCACTGCTTTCTTTCTCTTTTTGATAGGTGGCATATTTGCAATGGTCATTCGTGGGGAATTGATTACTCCAGAATCAGACCTTATTGACCGGACCGTTTATAACGCCATGTTCACCATGCACGGTACGGTAATGCTATTTGGTTGGACATTCCCTGTTTTAGCAGGTTTTGCTAACTATCTTGTTCCCTTGATGATTGGGGCACAAGATATGGCATTTCCAAGACTTAATGCTGTTGCCTTTTGGATGGTACCAGTGGCAGCTATTCTCCTGATGGTAAGTTTTTTAGTTCCAGGCGGACCTGCACAAGCAGGTTGGTGGTCTTATCCTCCTATCAGTTTGCAAAACCCAACCGGTCATCTTATCAATGGTGAATTTATCTGGTTATTGGCAGTAGCCGTATCAGGCGTCTCTTCAATTATGGGGGCGGTGAACTTCGTCACCACTATTTTCAAGATGCGAGCACCAGGGATGACATTTTTCCGCATGCCTGTTTTTGTCTGGGCAGTATTAAGCGCTCAAATTATTCAACTGTTTGGATTGCCTGTATTAACAGCAGGTGCAGTCATGCTCTTATTTGACTTAACAGTTGGAACTAGCTTTTTTAATCCGGTGAAGGGAGGAGATCCCATTCTTTTCCAACACTTCTTCTGGTTTTACTCCCATCCTGCTGTTTATGTCATCATCCTGCCAGTTTTCGGTATTTTTTCAGAAATCTTTCCAACTTTTTCTCGCAAACCTTTATTTGGTTATAAAGTTGTAGCTATTTCATCCCTTGTTATTGCTGGAGTGAGCGGTATAGTTTGGGTACACCATTTGTTTGTCAGTGGAACTCCTGCTTGGATGCGGTTGCTTTTCATGCTAACAACAATGTTTGTGTCTGTACCGACTGGCATTAAAGTGTTCGCTTGGACTGCGACGATTTGGGGCGGTAAACTGCGCTTTGATACGCCAATGCTATTTGCGTTTGGTGCATTAATACTGTTTGTCTTTGCTGGCATTACTGGTATTACCCTTTCTTCAGTTCCAATTGATGTCCATGTCAATAATACGTATTATGTGGTAGGTCATTTCCACTACGTACTGTATGGCACAGTAACCATGGGATTATACGCAGCGATTTATTACTGGTTCCCTAAAATGACCGGACGTATGTACTATGAAGGCTGGGGTAAACTTCACTTCTGGCTTGCCTTCATTGGTACCAATCTCAACTTTTTCCCCATGCATCCATTAGGATTGCAAGGAATGCTGCGTCGAGTTTCTTCTTACGCTCCAGAGTATGAAATGTGGAACATTATTGCTAGTATTGGAGCCTTTCTTTTAGGTATGTCTACTTTACCCTTCATTATCAATATGGTAGCTGCTTGGATGCACGGTCCAAAAGCGCCTAATAATCCTTGGAGAGCAATTGGATTGGAGTGGTTGGTATCTTCACCACCTCCTGTAGAGAATTTTGAAGAACTTCCAATTGTCGTATCTGAACCTTACGGCTACGGTAAATCTGAACCATTAGTTGCAAAACACTAA
- a CDS encoding cytochrome c oxidase subunit 3, which produces MDSSIISEELHHVAHGHTHDEEGNKMFGFIVFLISETFIFLSFFAGYAIYKTTAIDWLPPGVPGLEIKEPAINTVVLVSSSFVIYLAERALQRHDLTKFRIFLLLTIAMGSYFLVGQAIEWSHLSFGFTTGVFGGMFYLLTGFHGLHVFTGILLQLIVLGRSFLPGNYDSGHFGVNATSLFWHFVDVIWIVLFILIYLWQ; this is translated from the coding sequence ATGGATAGTTCCATCATTTCAGAAGAGTTACATCATGTCGCGCACGGGCATACTCACGATGAAGAAGGCAACAAAATGTTTGGCTTCATTGTGTTTTTGATCTCAGAGACTTTTATTTTCCTCAGTTTCTTTGCAGGATATGCTATTTACAAAACAACTGCCATAGACTGGTTACCTCCTGGTGTTCCAGGGTTAGAAATTAAAGAGCCTGCAATTAACACAGTAGTTCTTGTATCCAGTAGCTTTGTCATTTACTTAGCAGAACGTGCTCTTCAACGTCATGATTTGACAAAGTTTCGCATATTTCTTTTGCTAACAATTGCAATGGGATCTTACTTTCTTGTAGGACAAGCAATTGAATGGAGCCATCTCTCCTTTGGTTTTACCACGGGAGTTTTTGGTGGAATGTTCTATCTCTTAACTGGCTTCCACGGTTTGCACGTTTTCACTGGTATTTTATTACAATTGATTGTTCTTGGTCGCTCTTTTCTTCCTGGTAACTACGATTCAGGGCATTTTGGTGTCAATGCCACTTCACTATTTTGGCACTTTGTTGATGTCATTTGGATTGTTTTGTTTATCCTTATTTATCTCTGGCAATAA